A region of Plantactinospora sp. BC1 DNA encodes the following proteins:
- a CDS encoding helix-turn-helix domain-containing GNAT family N-acetyltransferase encodes MTSPLAVQADAVRDFNRFYTRIIGVLDEGMVRTPFSLTDGRVIYELAQRPATEVPALRRELGLDPGYLSRILSRFVTDGLVERSQSPVDGRRQVVALTDAGRAAYKLLNERTQTEIESLLTRLSDTDRERLVEAMRTIRSLLGEAPPPRAYLLRPVGPGDLGWVVHRHGVRYAEEYGWDITCEAMIARIVADYVDRRDPRREEGWIAELDGAPVGSVFCVRRDDEVAQLRLLLVEPEARGLGIGSRLVDECLRFARRAGYREIMLWTNDVLADARRIYEKAGFELREQAPHHSFGQDLVEQTWWRRL; translated from the coding sequence ATGACTTCCCCGCTGGCAGTGCAGGCGGACGCGGTACGCGACTTCAACCGCTTCTACACCCGGATCATCGGCGTGCTCGACGAAGGGATGGTCCGGACGCCCTTCTCGCTCACCGACGGCAGGGTCATCTACGAGCTGGCCCAACGCCCGGCCACCGAGGTGCCGGCACTCCGCCGCGAACTGGGACTGGACCCCGGCTACCTGAGCCGCATCCTGTCCCGGTTCGTCACCGACGGCCTCGTCGAACGCAGCCAGTCGCCGGTGGACGGGCGCCGGCAGGTGGTCGCGCTGACCGACGCCGGGCGCGCCGCGTACAAGCTGCTCAACGAGCGGACCCAGACCGAGATCGAGAGCCTGCTGACCCGGCTCTCCGACACGGATCGGGAACGGCTGGTCGAGGCGATGCGCACGATCCGTTCCCTGCTCGGCGAGGCGCCGCCGCCCCGGGCGTACCTGCTGCGGCCGGTCGGCCCCGGCGACCTCGGCTGGGTGGTGCACCGGCACGGCGTCCGCTACGCCGAGGAGTACGGCTGGGACATCACCTGCGAGGCCATGATCGCCCGGATCGTCGCCGACTACGTCGACCGGCGCGACCCCCGCCGCGAGGAGGGCTGGATCGCCGAGCTGGACGGCGCGCCGGTGGGCTCCGTCTTCTGTGTCCGCCGGGACGACGAGGTGGCCCAGTTGCGCCTGCTGCTGGTCGAGCCGGAGGCCCGGGGGCTGGGCATCGGCAGTCGGCTGGTCGACGAGTGCCTGCGCTTCGCCCGCCGGGCCGGCTACCGCGAGATCATGCTCTGGACCAACGACGTCCTCGCCGACGCCCGGCGGATCTACGAGAAGGCCGGCTTCGAGCTGCGCGAACAGGCCCCGCACCACAGCTTCGGTCAGGACCTGGTGGAGCAGACCTGGTGGCGCCGGCTCTGA
- a CDS encoding LacI family DNA-binding transcriptional regulator encodes MTRRSSGTVTLMDVAQQAGVSVATASRVLNGNGSRQVRADLMDRVLAAATALNYSANAPAQAMARGRTNLVGLLVHDIADPFFSSIAAGVMRAAERYGSTVMMCSTTGRAERELDYLATLRGQRPQAVILAGSRTADRALRERLGARLRSLEEAGARVALISQHVLPIDTVLLENRDGARLLARRLVELGHRRFAVLAGPRHLLTARDRLAGFQAGLADAGVALPRTRVAYGDFTRDGGYRTMRDLLAHDLPPSCVFAVNDVMAVGAISALRDHGVPLPGGMAVAGFDDIVTLRDVTPSLTTVRLPLEEVGAAALELVMQPRAERPRLRRIRAEVVIRDSTPVLA; translated from the coding sequence ATGACCAGACGATCGTCCGGAACCGTCACGCTGATGGACGTGGCGCAGCAGGCCGGCGTCTCGGTGGCGACCGCGTCCCGGGTGCTCAACGGCAACGGCAGCCGCCAGGTGCGGGCCGACCTGATGGACCGGGTGCTCGCCGCCGCCACCGCGCTGAACTACTCGGCCAACGCGCCGGCCCAGGCGATGGCCCGGGGGCGCACCAACCTGGTCGGACTGCTGGTGCACGACATCGCCGACCCGTTCTTCTCGTCCATCGCGGCCGGCGTGATGCGCGCCGCCGAGCGGTACGGCAGCACCGTGATGATGTGCAGCACCACCGGCCGGGCCGAGCGGGAACTCGACTACCTGGCGACCCTGCGCGGCCAGCGGCCCCAGGCGGTCATCCTGGCCGGCAGCCGGACCGCCGACCGGGCGCTGCGGGAGCGGCTCGGCGCCCGGCTGCGCAGCCTGGAGGAGGCGGGCGCCCGGGTCGCGCTGATCAGCCAGCACGTCCTGCCGATCGACACGGTGCTGCTGGAGAACCGGGACGGGGCCCGGCTGCTCGCCCGGCGGCTGGTCGAGTTGGGGCACCGGCGGTTCGCCGTACTCGCCGGGCCGAGGCATCTGCTCACCGCCCGGGACCGGCTCGCCGGGTTCCAGGCCGGACTCGCCGACGCCGGTGTCGCGCTGCCCAGGACGCGGGTGGCGTACGGCGACTTCACCCGGGACGGCGGTTACCGCACCATGCGCGACCTGCTCGCCCACGACCTGCCGCCCAGTTGCGTCTTCGCGGTCAACGACGTGATGGCGGTCGGGGCCATCTCGGCACTGCGCGACCACGGGGTGCCGCTGCCCGGCGGGATGGCGGTGGCCGGCTTCGACGACATCGTCACGCTCCGGGACGTCACGCCGTCGCTCACCACGGTACGGCTGCCGCTGGAGGAGGTCGGCGCCGCCGCCCTGGAACTCGTGATGCAGCCCCGGGCCGAGCGGCCCCGGCTGCGCCGGATCCGGGCCGAGGTGGTCATCCGGGACAGCACCCCCGTGCTGGCCTGA
- a CDS encoding PmoA family protein, which produces MTSAENTTGRITVTHEHGRQIVVDADGVEIATYVYDPPVPAFEGPKPYLHPLRTLDGALVSAYRPNDHRWHKGLQMTISHLSGQNFWGGNSYVHGEGYLVRDNVGRMRHDAFELVDVTPTELTLRESLTWITSTDEHWVAERRELRIHGVDPARGTWMLDFRTELRNIRGAELRVGSPTTHGRPNAGYTGFFWRGPRGWTDGEIITADGGGGPESMGRQSPWLAYTGRHDEVDGGGTLLVFAGTSSAAVPIKWFVRNTPFPAVNPSPAFDEEVVLAPDDSLRLAHRVVFADRAWQRAEIEAFAAEHAP; this is translated from the coding sequence ATGACCTCCGCGGAGAACACCACCGGCCGGATCACCGTGACCCACGAACACGGCCGCCAGATCGTCGTCGACGCGGACGGCGTGGAGATCGCCACCTACGTGTACGACCCTCCGGTGCCGGCCTTCGAGGGCCCCAAGCCCTACCTGCACCCGCTGCGCACCCTCGACGGAGCCCTCGTCTCGGCGTACCGGCCGAACGACCACCGGTGGCACAAGGGTCTCCAGATGACGATCTCGCACCTCTCCGGGCAGAACTTCTGGGGCGGCAACTCGTACGTGCACGGCGAGGGCTACCTCGTACGGGACAACGTGGGCCGGATGCGGCACGATGCCTTCGAGCTGGTCGACGTCACCCCGACCGAACTGACCCTGCGGGAGTCGCTGACCTGGATCACCTCGACCGACGAACACTGGGTCGCCGAGCGGCGGGAACTGCGGATCCACGGGGTGGACCCCGCACGCGGCACCTGGATGCTCGACTTCCGCACCGAACTGCGCAACATCCGGGGCGCGGAGCTGCGGGTCGGCAGCCCGACCACGCACGGCCGGCCGAACGCCGGCTACACGGGATTCTTCTGGCGGGGGCCGCGCGGCTGGACCGATGGCGAGATCATCACGGCCGACGGTGGTGGCGGGCCGGAGAGCATGGGTCGGCAGTCTCCGTGGCTGGCGTACACCGGGCGGCACGACGAGGTCGACGGCGGCGGCACCCTACTCGTCTTCGCCGGCACCTCCAGCGCGGCCGTACCTATCAAGTGGTTCGTCCGCAACACCCCCTTCCCGGCCGTCAACCCCTCCCCCGCCTTCGACGAGGAGGTGGTGCTCGCGCCCGACGACAGCCTCCGGCTCGCCCACCGGGTGGTCTTCGCCGACCGGGCCTGGCAGCGGGCCGAGATCGAGGCGTTCGCCGCGGAACACGCGCCATGA
- a CDS encoding cupin domain-containing protein encodes MTGDDTAPPPFPGAVGITNLRVYPWQTDDGLHGGTPHVHLCCTECYVVVGGRGRLQTLTRRGFEESPLAPGDVLWFTPGTIHRAVNDDGALQVVVIMQNSGLPEAGDAVLTLPPDQLADPATYRRAVSLTGPDGSDPPSAERARARRDLAIEGFAELRRRCAAGDTAALDDFYTAAAALVRPQLDAWQERWEQGPAAASRQTGEQLDALRRGDHSHLGDATVSRIVQPEQTTLGMCGFLSPYDPLRARRD; translated from the coding sequence ATGACCGGCGACGACACGGCGCCGCCGCCCTTTCCCGGCGCCGTCGGCATCACCAACCTGCGGGTCTATCCCTGGCAGACCGACGACGGCCTGCACGGCGGCACCCCGCACGTGCACCTCTGCTGCACCGAGTGCTACGTGGTGGTCGGCGGCCGAGGACGGCTCCAGACCCTGACCCGGCGGGGCTTCGAGGAATCACCGCTGGCCCCCGGCGACGTGCTCTGGTTCACCCCGGGCACCATCCACCGGGCGGTCAACGACGACGGGGCACTCCAGGTCGTCGTGATCATGCAGAACAGCGGGCTGCCGGAGGCCGGCGACGCCGTACTCACGCTGCCGCCGGACCAGCTCGCCGACCCGGCGACGTACCGGCGGGCGGTCTCGCTGACCGGGCCGGACGGCTCCGACCCGCCCTCGGCCGAGCGGGCCCGGGCCCGCCGCGACCTGGCCATCGAGGGCTTCGCCGAACTCCGCCGCCGCTGCGCGGCCGGGGACACCGCCGCGCTCGACGACTTCTACACGGCCGCCGCCGCCCTGGTACGCCCGCAGCTCGACGCCTGGCAGGAGCGCTGGGAGCAGGGGCCGGCGGCGGCGAGCCGGCAGACCGGGGAACAGCTCGACGCGCTGCGGCGCGGCGACCACAGCCACCTCGGCGACGCCACCGTCAGCCGGATCGTCCAACCCGAGCAGACGACCCTGGGGATGTGCGGCTTCCTCTCCCCGTACGACCCGCTCCGCGCCCGGCGCGACTGA
- a CDS encoding Gfo/Idh/MocA family protein, giving the protein MEPIRAAVVGTGNIARLHAEALRQLGDEVRLVGAVDTDAGRLSAFCDRYDVPARHPDVASLLEKERPELVHVCTPPGAHHELALACLRAGANVLVEKPPTLNLGELDELAEAERRHGAALATVFQHRFGTGALRLRALLDAGVLGRPLMAVCHTTWFRPQSYFDVEWRGRWDTEGGGPTMGHGIHQMDLLCAILGDWTEVSALARQQARRSETEDLSMAHVSFANGAVASVVNSLLSVREESYLRFDFERATVELTHLYGYGDDDWRITPAAEYADEVLAAWRTGAAGVRSSHRAQFAEVLRSLRAGSPPPVTSAETRRTMRLVAGVYASAFTRRPVRPDELGEESPFYRRMQGDGPRW; this is encoded by the coding sequence GTGGAACCCATCCGCGCCGCCGTGGTCGGGACCGGAAACATCGCCCGGCTGCACGCCGAGGCGCTGCGGCAGCTCGGCGACGAGGTACGCCTCGTCGGCGCCGTCGACACCGACGCCGGCCGGCTGTCGGCGTTCTGCGACCGCTACGACGTACCGGCGAGGCATCCCGACGTGGCCAGCCTGCTGGAGAAGGAGCGGCCCGAGCTGGTGCACGTCTGCACCCCGCCCGGCGCGCACCACGAGCTGGCCCTCGCCTGCCTGCGGGCCGGCGCCAACGTGCTGGTCGAGAAGCCGCCGACGCTGAACCTCGGCGAGCTGGACGAGCTGGCCGAGGCGGAGCGGCGACACGGGGCGGCGCTGGCCACCGTCTTCCAGCACCGGTTCGGCACCGGTGCGCTGCGGCTGCGCGCCCTGCTCGACGCCGGAGTGCTGGGCCGGCCGCTGATGGCGGTCTGCCACACCACCTGGTTCCGCCCGCAGTCCTACTTCGACGTCGAGTGGCGGGGGCGCTGGGACACCGAGGGCGGCGGTCCGACGATGGGGCACGGCATCCACCAGATGGATCTGCTCTGCGCGATCCTCGGCGACTGGACCGAGGTCTCCGCCCTGGCCCGGCAGCAGGCCCGGCGATCGGAGACCGAGGACCTGAGCATGGCGCACGTCAGCTTCGCCAACGGGGCGGTGGCCAGCGTGGTGAACAGCCTGCTGTCGGTCCGCGAGGAGAGCTACCTGCGGTTCGACTTCGAGCGGGCCACGGTCGAGCTGACCCACCTGTACGGCTACGGCGACGACGACTGGCGGATCACCCCGGCAGCGGAGTACGCCGACGAGGTGCTGGCGGCCTGGCGGACCGGTGCCGCCGGGGTACGCAGCAGCCACCGGGCGCAGTTCGCCGAGGTGCTCCGGAGCCTGCGCGCCGGCAGCCCGCCACCGGTCACCTCGGCGGAGACCCGGCGGACGATGCGACTGGTCGCCGGGGTGTACGCGTCGGCGTTCACCCGCAGACCGGTCCGGCCGGACGAGCTGGGTGAGGAGTCGCCGTTCTACCGGCGGATGCAGGGGGACGGGCCGCGATGGTGA
- a CDS encoding PmoA family protein, with protein MVNGGPLVPAAAPPPPAVPVASARPPLPTGAVPAQGAAAGGAGNGLAVSHDVGRSVRVGWRGAELFHYVYTPQEPREEAPRPYLHPLRTLAGNVVSLYRPHDHLWHKGLCFGISNFGPDNFWGGGTYLRGQGYRRLDNIGVVEHLDFPVLRCDPDAVRLVERLRWVTRDGRRVGSEQRRLAVAVWANQSAWRLRFETVLRNDGDTVIMIGSPTTQGRENAGYGGLLWQGPRSFRGGRVVTPAGVGADELMGWRGPWLGFVGRHDGLGPAETLASTLVFRDDPTNPGAPTRWFVRTEPYACLGPAPFFDREYPFAPGTELRLRYDVVVADGERDPAGCARLADRAGETELLTDPAGEGWS; from the coding sequence ATGGTGAACGGTGGTCCACTGGTGCCCGCCGCGGCACCGCCTCCGCCGGCCGTACCCGTTGCCTCGGCCCGTCCGCCGCTGCCCACCGGGGCCGTCCCGGCGCAGGGCGCGGCGGCCGGCGGCGCCGGGAACGGGCTGGCCGTCAGCCACGACGTCGGCCGGTCGGTGCGGGTCGGCTGGCGCGGTGCGGAGCTGTTCCACTACGTCTACACCCCGCAGGAGCCCCGGGAGGAGGCGCCGCGACCCTACCTCCACCCGCTGCGGACCCTCGCCGGCAACGTCGTCAGCCTGTACCGGCCGCACGACCACCTCTGGCACAAGGGACTCTGCTTCGGCATCTCCAACTTCGGGCCGGACAACTTCTGGGGTGGCGGGACCTACCTTCGCGGCCAGGGGTACCGCAGGCTCGACAACATCGGGGTGGTCGAACACCTCGACTTCCCGGTGCTGCGCTGCGACCCCGACGCCGTACGCCTGGTCGAACGGCTGCGCTGGGTGACCCGCGACGGCCGCCGGGTCGGCTCCGAACAACGTCGGCTGGCGGTGGCGGTCTGGGCCAACCAGAGCGCGTGGCGGCTGCGGTTCGAGACCGTACTGCGCAACGACGGCGACACGGTGATCATGATCGGCAGTCCGACCACCCAGGGGCGGGAGAACGCCGGCTACGGCGGACTGCTCTGGCAGGGGCCGCGCTCGTTCCGGGGCGGCCGGGTGGTGACCCCGGCCGGGGTCGGCGCGGACGAACTGATGGGCTGGCGGGGCCCGTGGCTCGGCTTCGTCGGCCGGCACGACGGTCTCGGGCCGGCCGAGACCCTCGCGTCGACGCTGGTCTTCCGGGACGACCCGACGAATCCGGGCGCACCCACCCGGTGGTTCGTCCGCACCGAGCCGTACGCCTGCCTCGGCCCGGCCCCGTTCTTCGACCGGGAGTACCCCTTCGCACCCGGCACCGAACTGCGGCTGCGCTACGACGTCGTGGTCGCCGACGGCGAACGCGACCCGGCCGGCTGCGCCCGGCTGGCCGACCGGGCCGGCGAGACCGAGCTGCTGACCGACCCGGCCGGGGAGGGCTGGTCCTGA
- a CDS encoding nitroreductase family deazaflavin-dependent oxidoreductase, which produces MEIIRRPDPPAGLRRRLWRLPIWLYRMRLGRLLGDRVMLLSHVGRVSGARRQAVVEVVEHDEYAYVAASGFGPRADWYRNVMKTPAATVQVGNRTIEVTAAPIPADDGAEIMARYAPRHPAAARRLCRIMGFEVDGSVSDYREVGRRIPFVRFTPRG; this is translated from the coding sequence ATGGAGATCATTCGAAGGCCGGACCCGCCGGCCGGACTACGCCGCCGGCTCTGGCGGCTACCGATCTGGCTCTACCGGATGCGGCTCGGCCGACTGCTGGGCGACCGGGTCATGCTGCTCAGCCACGTCGGCCGGGTCTCCGGCGCGCGGCGGCAGGCGGTCGTCGAGGTCGTCGAACACGACGAGTACGCCTACGTGGCCGCCTCCGGGTTCGGTCCGCGCGCGGACTGGTACCGGAACGTCATGAAGACCCCGGCGGCCACCGTCCAGGTCGGCAACCGGACGATCGAGGTGACCGCCGCGCCGATCCCCGCCGACGACGGTGCGGAGATCATGGCCAGGTACGCGCCGCGTCACCCGGCGGCGGCCCGGAGGCTCTGCCGGATCATGGGGTTCGAGGTGGACGGGAGCGTCTCGGACTATCGCGAGGTGGGCAGGCGGATCCCCTTCGTGCGGTTCACGCCGCGAGGCTGA
- a CDS encoding DUF5994 family protein, translating into MLTAGQRATRIPSTPPSQPRLSLPPARASGAVLDGAWWPRSWDPLAELPGLMVALSARYGRVRNVVLNSAAWDGRFRRFVAGDDVIRAGWFSSLEPALLVATTEAGDQIDLLVVPPGTTAAAAERVMTMAADPANTLRAPAILAADGNARTENTGSPGGDRRADHDGYATEPVTA; encoded by the coding sequence ATGCTCACCGCAGGCCAACGCGCCACGAGGATCCCGTCGACACCGCCCTCGCAGCCCCGCCTGTCCCTTCCCCCGGCCCGCGCCAGCGGAGCGGTTCTGGACGGTGCCTGGTGGCCCCGGTCCTGGGATCCGCTGGCCGAACTTCCCGGACTCATGGTGGCGCTCTCCGCCCGCTACGGACGGGTCCGCAACGTGGTACTCAACAGTGCCGCCTGGGACGGTCGGTTCCGCCGGTTCGTGGCCGGCGACGACGTGATCCGAGCGGGCTGGTTCAGCTCGCTGGAGCCCGCCCTGCTGGTCGCCACCACCGAGGCCGGAGACCAGATCGACCTGCTCGTCGTGCCGCCCGGCACCACGGCGGCGGCGGCCGAGCGGGTGATGACCATGGCGGCCGACCCGGCCAACACCCTGCGGGCACCGGCCATTCTCGCCGCCGACGGGAATGCCCGGACGGAGAACACCGGGTCGCCGGGCGGTGACCGTCGCGCGGACCACGACGGGTACGCCACCGAGCCCGTCACCGCCTGA
- a CDS encoding sulfotransferase family protein, protein MRVIGVGFGRTGTRSTKEALELLGFGPCHHMAELFEHPETIGDWLRAARGGPVDWSRLLDGYHSTVDWPSVYFWRELIDAYPEAKVLLTVRDPERWYDSVRSTIYQSRTIDVESAPPGLRQAFETRPELLDQPRLTDALIWQGTFGGRFDDREHALKVYADHLAEVRATVPADRLGEFDVAQGWEPLCEFLGVDVPAEPFPLLNTTASFRERLADPAGLRVER, encoded by the coding sequence TTGCGGGTCATCGGGGTGGGCTTCGGGCGTACCGGCACCAGGTCGACGAAGGAGGCGCTGGAACTGCTCGGCTTCGGCCCGTGTCACCACATGGCGGAGTTGTTCGAACACCCGGAGACGATCGGTGACTGGCTGCGGGCCGCCCGGGGCGGGCCGGTGGACTGGTCCCGGCTGCTCGACGGTTATCACTCCACGGTGGACTGGCCGAGCGTGTACTTCTGGCGAGAGCTGATCGACGCCTACCCCGAGGCGAAGGTGCTGTTGACCGTACGCGACCCGGAGCGCTGGTACGACAGCGTCCGCAGCACCATCTACCAGTCCCGGACCATCGACGTGGAGTCGGCGCCACCCGGGCTGCGGCAGGCGTTCGAGACCCGCCCGGAGTTGCTGGACCAGCCGAGGCTGACGGACGCGCTGATCTGGCAGGGCACCTTCGGCGGCCGGTTCGACGACCGGGAGCACGCCCTCAAGGTCTACGCGGACCACCTCGCGGAGGTGCGGGCCACCGTACCGGCCGACCGGCTCGGCGAGTTCGACGTGGCACAGGGCTGGGAGCCGCTCTGCGAGTTCCTCGGCGTCGACGTGCCGGCCGAACCCTTTCCGCTGCTGAACACGACGGCCTCGTTCCGGGAGCGGCTCGCCGACCCGGCCGGGCTGCGCGTCGAGCGCTGA
- the iolC gene encoding 5-dehydro-2-deoxygluconokinase, whose translation MTSFEVVSMGRVGVDIYPLQTNARLPDVETFGKFLGGSATNVAVAAARHGRRVALVTRTGADPFGEYVHRALRDFGVDDRWVSAVPGLPTPVTFCEIFPPDDFPIYFYRYPKAPDLEIRPEELDLPAIRAAGVFWFTGTGLCELPSRDAHFAALGARGRAANTVFDLDYRPSFWSSREEARAAYESALRYATVAVGNLDECTTAVGEREPHAAAEALLARGVRLAVVKRGPAGVLARTADEVVEVPPVPIEVRNGLGAGDAFGGALCHGLLAGWPLDRTVRFANAAGALVASRLACSAAMPTSAEVDELLAGPRHPVG comes from the coding sequence GTGACCTCGTTCGAGGTGGTCAGCATGGGGCGGGTGGGGGTGGACATCTATCCACTCCAGACCAACGCCCGGCTGCCCGACGTCGAGACGTTCGGAAAGTTTCTCGGCGGCAGCGCCACCAACGTCGCCGTGGCGGCGGCCCGGCACGGCCGGCGGGTGGCCCTGGTGACCCGGACCGGCGCCGACCCCTTCGGGGAGTACGTGCACCGCGCGCTGCGCGACTTCGGGGTGGACGACCGCTGGGTGAGCGCGGTCCCCGGGCTGCCGACCCCGGTCACCTTCTGCGAGATCTTCCCGCCCGACGACTTCCCGATCTACTTCTACCGCTACCCCAAGGCGCCGGACCTGGAGATCCGCCCGGAGGAGTTGGACCTGCCCGCGATCCGGGCCGCCGGGGTCTTCTGGTTCACCGGCACCGGGCTCTGCGAGCTGCCGAGCCGGGACGCCCACTTCGCCGCCCTCGGCGCCCGGGGACGCGCCGCGAACACCGTCTTCGACCTCGACTACCGGCCGAGTTTCTGGTCCTCCCGGGAGGAGGCCCGGGCGGCGTACGAGTCGGCGCTGCGGTACGCCACCGTGGCGGTCGGCAACCTCGACGAGTGCACCACCGCCGTGGGGGAGCGGGAGCCGCACGCGGCGGCCGAGGCGCTGCTCGCCCGGGGCGTACGGCTGGCGGTGGTGAAACGCGGGCCGGCCGGCGTGCTCGCCCGGACCGCCGACGAGGTGGTGGAGGTACCGCCGGTGCCGATCGAGGTGCGCAACGGGCTCGGCGCCGGGGACGCCTTCGGCGGGGCGCTCTGCCACGGGCTGCTCGCCGGGTGGCCGCTGGACCGGACCGTCCGGTTCGCCAACGCGGCCGGCGCGCTCGTGGCGTCCCGGCTCGCCTGCTCCGCCGCGATGCCGACCAGCGCCGAGGTCGACGAGTTGCTCGCCGGACCCCGGCACCCGGTCGGCTGA
- a CDS encoding cyclopropane-fatty-acyl-phospholipid synthase family protein, whose translation MDLPRSLTIRESGHRIHNPFDSRKLATLGEALRLPPGSRLLDLACGSGEMLCTWARDHGVGGTGVDISTVFLGQAETRAAELGVADRVAFVHGDASGYVADTPVDVAACLGATWIGDGVPGTVALLRRSLRPGGMMLVGEPYWRREPVDQDCVEACHATSRDDFLPLPETVERFAALGADVVEMVLADQDGWDRYGAAQWLNLRRWLDENPDDELHAELRAELDTAPARHVRYQREYLGWGVFVLIDR comes from the coding sequence GTGGACCTACCACGTAGCCTCACCATCCGGGAGAGCGGCCACCGCATCCACAACCCGTTCGACAGCCGCAAGCTCGCCACCCTGGGCGAGGCGCTGCGGCTCCCGCCCGGCTCCCGACTGCTCGACCTGGCCTGCGGCTCCGGCGAGATGCTCTGCACCTGGGCCCGCGACCACGGCGTCGGCGGTACCGGGGTGGACATCAGCACGGTGTTCCTCGGCCAGGCCGAGACCCGGGCCGCCGAACTCGGCGTCGCCGACCGGGTCGCGTTCGTGCACGGCGACGCCTCCGGGTACGTCGCCGACACCCCGGTCGACGTCGCCGCCTGCCTCGGCGCCACCTGGATCGGCGACGGGGTCCCCGGCACCGTCGCACTCCTGCGGCGCAGCCTCCGCCCCGGCGGGATGATGCTGGTCGGCGAGCCGTACTGGCGGCGCGAGCCGGTCGACCAGGACTGCGTCGAGGCCTGCCACGCGACCAGTCGGGACGACTTCCTGCCGCTGCCCGAGACGGTCGAACGCTTCGCCGCGCTCGGCGCCGACGTGGTGGAGATGGTCCTCGCCGACCAGGACGGCTGGGACCGCTACGGCGCGGCGCAGTGGCTCAACCTCCGGCGCTGGCTCGACGAGAACCCCGACGACGAGCTGCACGCCGAGCTGCGCGCGGAACTCGACACGGCGCCGGCCCGGCACGTCAGATACCAGCGGGAATATCTGGGCTGGGGCGTCTTCGTGCTGATCGACCGCTGA
- a CDS encoding VOC family protein has protein sequence MTVATRPAFHLAIPVDDLARARDFYGGVLGLAEGRSAQAWVDWDFYGHQVVTHVVPAARQADAGRNPVDGHDVPVPHFGLILPVDDFHALADRIRAAGAEFVIEPYLRFAGEPGEQWTMFFRDPAGNALEFKAFRDESQIFAK, from the coding sequence ATGACCGTGGCCACCCGTCCCGCCTTCCACCTGGCGATCCCGGTCGACGACCTGGCGCGGGCCCGCGACTTCTACGGCGGGGTGCTCGGCCTCGCCGAGGGACGCTCCGCGCAGGCGTGGGTCGACTGGGACTTCTACGGCCACCAGGTGGTGACCCACGTCGTACCGGCGGCCCGGCAGGCCGACGCGGGACGCAACCCGGTGGACGGGCACGACGTACCGGTGCCGCACTTCGGGCTCATCCTGCCGGTCGACGACTTCCACGCCCTCGCGGACCGGATCCGGGCCGCCGGCGCCGAGTTCGTGATCGAGCCGTACCTGCGGTTCGCGGGCGAGCCGGGCGAGCAGTGGACGATGTTCTTCCGCGACCCGGCCGGCAATGCGCTGGAGTTCAAGGCGTTCCGGGACGAGTCGCAGATCTTCGCCAAGTGA